Genomic segment of Nitrospirota bacterium:
CATTTCTACTTTTATATAGTGTGAAGCGTGCCAGTCAAGATGGACATAGATTGACCCTGTAAGTTTTAAAAGCCTTTTCATCTCATAGAGCCTTGCATTAAGCCAGATGAGATAACCAGGCATACCGCCTTCCCATATATCTGTAAAAGAGCGAACTTCGTTTTTGTCGCCAAAAAGAATATTATAATTTCTGCCTGAGAAAAACGGCGGGTCTATGTAGATCAAATCAATGGAGTTTGAGGGTAACTGTCTCATCACATGGAGGTTATCGCCAAAGAAAAGCCTGTTTGCGCCTTTAGGGAATAAATCAGGATGATGTTTTTCAGTATCGAGTGGTAAATCTGAATAGCCAAAAGAAACCCTATCCACTTCCTGAAACGGCAGTGATATCCTCGGATAAACATTCTCAAACTTTGTGATCTTGACTTCAGCAGGCTTTACAACCGTTTCCCATCCAAGAGGCGCCTCATCCACAGGCACACTCCCAAACCTGCGGGGCAGCTTATAGAACTCCTCCTGTTTGGGTATTTCTACTTCAACAGGCTGAAAACCGTAATCATAGACTTTGCTATCCATTTTTTCTGCTTAATTTCTTTTTCGTCCACTCAATCAGCCCGCCTGCAGAAATCAGCTCCTGCATAAATGCCGGGATGGGCTTTGCCTTGTAATCCTTGCCTTTTGTAAGGTTCTTTATCACTCCTCTATTAGCATCAATTTCTATCTCATCCCCTTCTGAAATATCTTCTGATTCAGGAGATTCAAATATCGGAAGCCCTATGTTAAAGGCATTGCGGTAAAAAATCCTTGCAAAACTCTTTGCTATGACCGCCTGAATGCCTGATGCCTTTATTGCAATCGGAGCGTGCTCTCTCGATGAGCCGCATCCAAAGTTCTTGCCTGCTACGATTATATCCCCAGGCTTAACCTTGTTCGGGAAATCCCTATCTGCATCTTCCATCACATGCCTTGCAAGCTCTTTCGGGTCAGAGGTATTTAGATACCGTGCCGGTATAATTGCATCCGTGTTAATATCATTGCCAAATTTCCAGACTTTACCTCTAAGAATCATCTTTTATATCCCTATAGATTGAGGATTAAACAATGGATCTGTAAAATCAATTACGTCTAATTTTTTGCCTTTGCAAAAGGCAATAAAAGGTTTGTCAGCCGTCAATATCGGATATTTTAATTTCTTTGCTGCTAAGAATAAGGAAACATCCGTTGGTCCAAACTCTAAATTCTCAAAACCTATAATTTCAGATTTTTCTATAAATATCTCCTTAAACCTTAATATCATCTCCCTGTAACGAATAAATATTTTTTTAACTCCTTCATTATCCCAGCTTAACCTTTGTTTGGTAAGCCAAAACAATTCGCATAGAACATAAGGGGTTATGAAAATATCATCTGCCCGTGATATCAATCTATCTATACATTTTAATTCATCCTCAGGAGAATTAAACAGAGAAACTTTGCTCACAAGCATACCATTAAACACTCCTACTAAATGAATGATTAATGGAGATGTATCTATTATTATTTTTCTCATAAGATAAAAACTATCGTAAAATCTTCTTGCTCTATTTTACTTTTTTAATTGCGCCTTAGTGGTTTTAATTCCTATTTGAATTTTTGTTACGTTTTTAATATTCCCTTGAGGATCAATAACAACTTTATAATGTGCCCTTTCTGTTTCTGGAGCCATCATAGACTGTAAAAATGAACATTCAATTGTCCATACATTTCCTTTCTTATCAAATAAAACATTTTCTATTCGAAAACCAACAACTGCAAATTGTCCATGAACTTCATAAAAATAATCTCTTACTTTTTTACTAATCTCTTTTGCA
This window contains:
- the leuD gene encoding 3-isopropylmalate dehydratase small subunit, producing the protein MILRGKVWKFGNDINTDAIIPARYLNTSDPKELARHVMEDADRDFPNKVKPGDIIVAGKNFGCGSSREHAPIAIKASGIQAVIAKSFARIFYRNAFNIGLPIFESPESEDISEGDEIEIDANRGVIKNLTKGKDYKAKPIPAFMQELISAGGLIEWTKKKLSRKNG